A single Argentina anserina chromosome 7, drPotAnse1.1, whole genome shotgun sequence DNA region contains:
- the LOC126803585 gene encoding heat shock protein 90-5, chloroplastic-like, producing MCRRTSASHPHSHKKTTTKNKQKKVIVVAKGQIKKGFHLWSCGELKWRLATNNRQIIVRCDVAVAKKEIVNAPGEEFEYQAEVVSLCIVKSLYIHKEVFLRELVSNASDALDTLRFLSVTELSLLGDAGELQICIKPDPENGTITIPYVVSVMSFCCKNAKALFGLLWP from the exons ATGTGCCGCCGGACTTCGGCATCGCACCCTCACAGCCATAAAAAAACTACAACGAAGAACAAGCAGAAGAAGGTAATAGTTGTAGCAAAAGGCCA AATTAAGAAAGGGTTTCACTTGTGGAGTTGTGGTGAATTGAAATGGAGGCTTGCGACCAATAATAGACAGATCATTGTTCGATGTGATGTTGCGGTTGCCAAGAAAGAGATCGTCAATGCGCCCGGTGAGGAATTTGAGTACCAAGCCGAGGTGGTTTCTCTCT GCATAGTGAAAAGTCTCTACATCCACAAGGAGGTGTTCCTTAGGGAGCTGGTTAG TAATGCAAGTGATGCTTTGGACACGTTGAGGTTTTTGAGTGTGACCGAGCTCTCGTTGCTTGGAGATGCTGGTGAGCTACAAATATGCATCAAACCCGACCCAGAGAATGGGACTATTACCATTCCGTATGTTGTTTCT GTGATGAGCTTTTGTTGTAAAAATGCAAAGGCTCTGTTTGGTTTGTTATGGCCCTAG
- the LOC126801562 gene encoding protein transport protein SEC16B homolog, whose product MASSAFELDDQTDEDFFDKLIDDEDIDFSAYGKSSVATKVELNVVKEVSKLSVTDAGSSGSIGSQGGGELGGKDGSVLEPSDPKEDSLTSALVAKGEEGVVDGRVSTSVVSVDSELGPVDGSNGQLGRGNEVVIASLEQHQDPVVGEGRKLSVLLNSDEAVEDKASNVASALEGEGEESAVDGTVSKSVVPEGTGVKVVQWSSFNSDPSSGGGFGSYSDFFSEVADNSEDPFANLGNTDQVNGVLVNSVSAFGHSSYGQHQEDPFANLGNAGEFGATSVLTNGVLENTVSGFQTSSYGQHHEDPFAILGNVNQTGAKPAMTNGVQQNLVSGLDASIYGKHQEDPFANLGNIDQSGTEYYVGNGVPESSVSGYGTSGYGQHQEGQFYGASENQNLDGQELNTSQNWENLYPGWRYDPNTEQWYPLEGNDMNVSGIADVNNNANAQKSINVNSQSVDASYFQQAVQTVSKSVVEASETGTVVNWNQHSHGNPEYPAHMVFDPNYPGYYYDTNIQQWRELESYVPAIDQSTTVVHNQQYHDTNVENHGSQNPNWDIATSFYDQQNTSTWHAENVAKSDTIGFTEKQQYNNTDADNHGSQSSNVQPSVPNWDGSMTASDQQNTSLWHAQHNTEKLPYLDRKISTEHAFNSVNRQTGFNPSGSIALHQDLSQGNDISSAISGFDPANFSQPQDQAKVPNQVMHFSPANFVSQTPAPFFQQPLQNGPLYSHEVRDGRSSAGRPAHALVTFGFGGKLIVMKNHSSFHANQTYGSQGSAEGVINVLNLMDVVKEKNEAANFGTDGCDYFSALCQQSFPGPLVGGNVGNKELNKWIDEKIANCGTPHLDFKEGEHLRLLFSVLKISWQFYGKLRSPFGSDQRLKEIDSPESALAKLFASAKSSNEYGTLTRCMHNLPSEAQVQATALEVQKLLVAGRKHEALQYAQEGQLWGPALVIASQLGDQFYCDTVKHMALTQLVAGSPLRTLCLLIARQPADVFSDATANSSFPIIKNVLHQHEQVGANYMLDDWEENLAILTANRTKDDELVIIHLGDSLWKDRGQITAAHICYLVAEASLEQYSNSSRLCLIGADHWKFPRTYASPEAIQRTELYEYSKVVGNPQFLLLPFQPYKLIYAHMLAEVGKLADALKYCQAISKTLKTGRTAEVDIWRELVSSLEERIRAHQQSGYSINLAPTKLMGKLRTFIDTTAHRVVGGLPPPVPATAPGFAQLNEHAHQPVYPNVATSPSTMVMPSASKPVYPNLTTSPSTMVMPSASMPVYPNVTTSPSTMVMPSLMPSASMEPISERTSESNQLNMPNRSISEPDFGKSPSKVDSSKTVDSSKTPQKTSASGRSRFGFGSQIFQKTLGLVIRSRTDKQAKLGETNKFYYDEKLKRWVEEGAEPPAEEAALPSPPPTTAAIQNRMQDYNVNDALKSTSFPAGGGPEIKSPASLSSGGPPVAPGSNQFSSRGRTGVRSRYVDTFNKGGATPGNLFQPPSLPAAKPGSGSNPKFFIPSPVTSYQESVQTTGESTQESFVTNNNPPNSVDTFSTPPASTPSSMISATKSLDTFSTLPATTPSLMTMQRFPSMDHIVQKRGGELANGSSFVPPESRRVASWSGSLSEASNPSIRGETKPTAVGMSPLSYMPSVTPPMQFQRSSGSFGDDLQEVEL is encoded by the exons ATGGCGAGTTCTGCGTTTGAGTTGGATGATCAGACGGATGAGGATTTCTTTGACAAGTTGATTGATGATGAGGACATTGATTTTTCGGCCTATGGGAAGAGCTCTGTAGCAACAAAAGTTGAGCTTAATGTGGTGAAAGAGGTTTCCAAGTTGAGTGTTACGGATGCTGGTTCTAGTGGCAGCATTGGTTCTCAGGGTGGTGGTGAGTTGGGTGGGAAAGACGGCAGTGTGTTGGAGCCATCGGATCCAAAGGAGGACTCTTTGACTAGTGCATTGGTGGCCaaaggggaggaaggtgtagTGGATGGTAGAGTGAGTACGAGTGTTGTATCGGTTGATAGTGAATTGGGTCCTGTGGATGGGAGTAATGGTCAATTGGGGCGCGGCAATGAGGTTGTGATAGCGTCGTTGGAACAGCACCAGGATCCTGTGGTCGGTGAAGGAAGAAAGTTATCGGTGCTGTTAAATAGTGATGAGGCAGTGGAGGATAAAGCTAGTAATGTGGCTAGTGCATTGGAGGGTGAAGGGGAGGAAAGTGCAGTAGATGGTACGGTTAGTAAGAGTGTGGTGCCAGAGGGTACAGGGGTCAAAGTAGTTCAATGGAGTTCGTTTAACTCAGATccttctagtggtggtggaTTTGGGTCGTACTCGGATTTTTTCAGTGAAGTTGCCGATAATTCAGAAGACCCATTTGCGAATTTGGGTAATACTGACCAAGTTAATGGTGTTTTGGTAAACTCAGTTTCTGCATTCGGTCATTCTAGCTATGGGCAGCATCAAGAAGATCCATTTGCAAATTTGGGCAATGCAGGTGAATTTGGGGCCACATCTGTTTTGACTAATGGTGTTCTGGAAAATACTGTTTCTGGTTTCCAAACGTCTAGCTATGGCCAGCATCATGAAGACCCATTTGCAATTTTGGGTAATGTAAACCAAACAGGGGCCAAACCTGCAATGACTAATGGTGTTCAGCAAAACTTGGTTTCTGGTTTGGATGCTTCTATCTATGGGAAGCATCAAGAAGATCCATTTGCAAATTTGGGTAACATAGACCAGTCTGGCACTGAATATTATGTGGGTAATGGTGTTCCGGAGAGCTCAGTTTCTGGTTACGGTACTTCTGGCTATGGGCAGCATCAAGAAGGTCAATTCTATGGGGCTTCTGAAAATCAAAACTTAGACGGGCAAGAATTAAATACTAGTCAGAATTGGGAAAACCTCTATCCCGGATGGAGGTATGATCCAAATACTGAGCAGTGGTATCCATTGGAGGGTAATGATATGAATGTAAGTGGAATTGCAGATGTGAACAACAATGCAAATGCTCAGAAGAGTATTAACGTAAATTCTCAGTCTGTAGATGCTTCTTATTTCCAGCAAGCAGTGCAGACTGTTTCCAAAAGTGTGGTTGAGGCATCTGAAACTGGCACAGTTGTTAATTGGAATCAGCATTCTCATGGGAACCCAGAATACCCTGCACATATGGTTTTTGATCCCAATTACCCTGGCTATTACTATGACACAAATATCCAACAATGGAGGGAGTTGGAATCTTATGTTCCAGCAATTGATCAATCAACAACTGTGGTTCATAATCAGCAATATCATGATACAAATGTAGAGAATCATGGATCACAGAATCCAAATTGGGATATAGCTACTAGCTTTTATGATCAGCAAAATACGAGTACCTGGCATGCTGAGAATGTTGCCAAGAGTGACACTATTGGTTTTACTGAGAAACAGCAATATAACAATACAGATGCTGACAACCATGGATCACAGAGTTCGAACGTTCAACCAAGTGTTCCAAACTGGGATGGATCTATGACAGCCTCTGATCAGCAAAATACGAGTCTATGGCATGCTCAGCACAATACTGAGAAACTGCCATACTTGGACCGGAAAATTTCAACTGAGCATGCATTTAATTCTGTGAATCGACAAACAGGGTTCAATCCTTCTGGATCTATTGCTCTTCATCAAGACCTAAGTCAGGGCAATGATATTAGTAGTGCGATTAGTGGCTTTGATCCTGCCAACTTTTCTCAGCCTCAGGATCAAGCCAAGGTGCCAAACCAAGTGATGCATTTCTCACCCGCTAACTTTGTTAGTCAGACACCAGCACCATTTTTTCAGCAGCCACTACAGAATGGACCTCTGTATTCACACGAGGTTAGAGACGGGAGGTCATCTGCTGGACGACCTGCACATGCTCTGGTTACATTTGGATTTGGTGGGAAACTTATAGTAATGAAAAATCATAGTTCATTTCATGCAAACCAGACGTATGGAAGCCAG GGGTCTGCAGAAGGTGTCATTAACGTTCTCAATCTGATGGATGTTGTCAAGGAGAAAAATGAGGCTGCAAACTTTGGAACTGATGGTTGTGATTATTTCAGTGCCTTGTGCCAGCAATCTTTTCCTGGACCTTTAGTTGGTGGGAATGTCGGAAATAAGGAATTAAACAAATGGATTGATGAAAAAATTGCAAATTGTGGAACTCCTCACTTGGATTTCAAGGAAGGGGAGCATTTGAGATTGCTTTTCTCTGTACTGAAAATATCTTGGCAATTTTATGGAAAACTTCGATCTCCCTTTGGTAGTGATCAAAGATTGAAG GAAATTGATAGTCCAGAATCAGCTCTTGCTAAACTTTTTGCGTCTGCTAAAAGTAGTAATGAGTATGGTACTCTTACACGGTGCATGCATAATTTGCCTTCTGAAGCACAGGTTCAG GCTACTGCTCTTGAAGTGCAAAAGCTTCTTGTCGCTGGGAGAAAGCATGAGGCTTTACAATACGCACAAGAAGGTCAATTGTGGGGACCAGCACTTGTTATTGCATCTCAACTTGGTGATCAG TTTTATTGTGATACTGTGAAGCATATGGCTCTAACCCAGTTGGTAGCCGGATCACCATTGCGAACGTTGTGCTTGCTAATTGCCAGGCAGCCGGCAGATGTGTTTTCCGATGCTACTGCAAATAGCAGTTTTCCTATTATCAAAAATGTGTTGCATCAGCATGAACAG GTTGGAGCTAATTACATGTTAGATGACTGGGAAGAAAATCTGGCCATCTTAACTGCAAATAGAACGAAGGATGACGAGCTTGTTATCATCCATCTTGGAGATTCTTTATGGAAGGATAGGGGACAG ATAACTGCTGCACACATATGTTATTTAGTTGCAGAAGCCAGCCTTGAGCAATATTCAAACAGTTCAAGACTGTGTCTTATTGGTGCTGATCATTGGAAGTTTCCACGAACATATGCCAGTCCGGAGGCTATTCAG AGGACAGAGCTGTATGAATATTCAAAGGTAGTTGGAAATCCTCAGTTTCTTCTACTACCATTTCAGCCGTATAAGCTTATTTATGCCCACATGCTGGCTGAAGTAGGCAAACTTGCTGATGCGTTGAA ATATTGCCAAGCAATTTCAAAGACTTTAAAAACTGGTCGAACAGCTGAGGTGGACATATGGAGAGAGTTAGTGTCGTCTCTGGAAGAGCGGATAAGAGCCCACCAGCAG AGTGGTTATAGCATAAATTTGGCTCCAACCAAATTGATGGGTAAATTGCGTACATTCATTGATACTACTGCTCATCGTGTTGTTGGAGGCCtacctccaccagtaccagcAACAGCACCGGGCTTTGCTCAGCTTAATGAACATGCTCATCAACCAGTATATCCAAATGTAGCCACCAGTCCGTCAACAATGGTTATGCCTTCAGCATCAAAGCCAGTATATCCAAATCTAACCACCAGTCCATCAACAATGGTTATGCCTTCAGCATCAATGCCAGTATATCCAAATGTAACCACCAGTCCATCAACAATGGTTATGCCTTCGTTAATGCCTTCAGCATCAATGGAGCCAATAAGCGAAAGGACTTCTGAGAGCAACCAACTGAATATGCCCAACAGAAGCATTTCAGAGCCAGACTTTGGTAAAAGCCCTAGTAAG GTTGATTCTTCCAAGACAGTGGACTCCTCTAAAACCCCACAAAAAACATCAGCATCCGGCAGATCACGTTTTGGTTTTGGGTCACAGATATTTCAAAAGACTCTAGGACTGGTCATAAGATCCCGGACAGATAAGCAG GCTAAATTGGGTGAAACAAATAAGTTTTACTATGATGAAAAACTCAAGCGTTGGGTTGAAGAAGGTGCTGAACCTCCAGCCGAGGAAGCAGCCTTACCATCACCTCCGCCAACAACTGCAGCTATCCAGAATAGGATGCAAGATTACAATGTGAATGATGCGCTGAAAAGCACTAGTTTCCCTGCAGGTGGCGGGCCGGAAATTAAAAGCCCTGCATCTTTGAGTTCAGGGGGACCACCAGTTGCACCCGGTTCAAACCAGTTCTCTTCGCGTGGGCGTACGGGTGTTCGCTCGAG GTATGTTGATACATTCAACAAAGGCGGTGCGACCCCAGGTAACTTATTTCAGCCGCCATCTCTTCCAGCTGCTAAACCAGGGAGTGGTTCCAATCCCAAGTTTTTCATCCCGAGTCCAGTAACTTCCTATCAGGAATCAGTTCAAACAACTGGAGAAAGCACACAAGAATCTTTTGTGACCAACAACAATCCTCCAAATTCAGTAGACACGTTCTCTACCCCGCCAGCCTCAACACCGTCATCAATGATCAGTGCTACGAAATCTTTAGATACATTCTCTACCCTGCCAGCCACAACACCATCGTTGATGACCATGCAACGGTTTCCTAGCATGGATCACATTGTACAAAAGAGAGGAGGAGAATTGGCAAATGGCAGTAGCTTTGTTCCACCTGAATCTCGTCGTGTGGCATCATGGAGTGGCAGCCTTAGTGAAGCAAGCAATCCTTCGATAAGGGGTGAAACAAAACCAACAGCAGTAGGTATGTCCCCATTGTCGTATATGCCTAGTGTTACTCCACCAATGCAGTTTCAAAGAAGCAGTGGTAGTTTTGGGGATGACCTTCAAGAAGTTGAACTATAA